The DNA segment CAGGCGCGAGGTGAACTGGCCGCCCAAGATGGCGTTGAGCGTGTCGAGCGCGAATTTACGCTCGCCGTCGAAGGGGTCGGCGACATGTCCGGCGATGACTACCGACTGCTCCGCGCCAGGGCGGTCCATGAGGAACACGCGTGGCTGCTGCGGCAGCGGTACCGTGCCCAGCGACTTGCGGGGCAACGGCGCGGCCGGCCTGCGCCAGTCGCCCAGATGTTTCTCCAGCAATGGCCGGAGCTCGCCGAGGCCGATGTCCCCGACCACCACCAGCGTGGCATTGTCGGGCCGTATCCAGTCACGGTGGAAACGGCGTAGCTGCCCCACGTCGATTGCACTAACGCTTTCCTCGGTACCGCTGCCGGTCAGGGGCAACCCATAGGGATGCTGTGGTCCGTACAGCAGCGGGGGCAGCACGCGCTGCGCCAGGCTCACGGGCTGGGCCTTCTCCTGCTGGATCGCGGCCAGGCGCTGCTTCTTGAGCCGGTCGAGTTCATGCGCCGGGAAGGCCGGCTGCTGGATGACATCGGCGAAGATCGCCAGTGCCGGTTCGTACAGTGGCCGCACTGCCGACAGTGCGATGCTCGAGCTGTCGAGCGAGGAGCCGGTGCTGAGTATTGCGCCGAGGCGCTCCAGCTCGGCGCTGATCGTGAGCGCGTCGCGTGTCTGTGTGCCCTCGTCGAGCATGTCGAGCGCCAGGCTGGCCAGACCGGGTCGGGCCGGGTCACTGCCTCGGGCGGCGTCGGTGGCGAAACCGGCGTCGAGGATGAGGTTGAAGCTGGCCATGGGCGTGCCGCGTCGCTCCGCCAGCAGGACCTTGAGGCCGTTGTCCAGCGTGAAGCGTTGCACGGGTGGCAGACGCAGCTCGGGTGGCGTGCCGGTGCTCGGCAACCGGCTGCGGTCGGCGCCGCCAGGCTGCGCGCGATACTCGGGGAAGGGGTGCACTTCGAGCACGTACACGCCATCGCCGAGCCAGGCCTGTGCGGTCTGGCGCAGGCGCGCCGGGGTGGCCTCGCGCAGATGGCGCAGGCTGCGCTGATAGGCGTCGGGACTGCCACCGAACACCTCGCTGCTGGCGAGGATGTCGGATTTGCCGCCGAAGCCGCCGATGCGCTCGCTGCCGCGCACGATGTCGGCGAACAGGGCGGTGCGCACCCGGTTCAGCTCGGCTGCCGCAGGGCCAGCGCGCAGGAAGCGTGCCAGTTCCTCGTCGAGCGCGCGCTCCAGCCGCGCCAGCTCCACGCCCGGCTTGGCGGTGGCCCAGATCAGGAACTGCGAACCGATCTCACGGTCGTCCAGCACGGCCGAAACGTCGGTGGCCAGCTGCTCGCGGTACACCAGCCGCTCGTACAGCCGGCTGGTCTTGCCGCCGGCCAGCAGGTCGCCGGTCAGTTGCAGGTCGGCGGCTTCGCGGGTATAGGCGGGCGGCACGTTCCAGACTTTGTAAAGGCGCGCCTGCGGCACGCGGTCCTGCATCGTCTGCCGGCGCTCGCCCTGCATTTTCGCGATCCAGCTCTTGTGACGCGGCACCGGCGGGCCGGCTGGGATGTCGCCGAAATAATGCTCGACCTTGCGTCGGGCCTCGGCCGGCGAGATGTCGCCGGCGATGACGATCACGGCATTGGCGGCGCCGTAGTAGCGCCTGAACCAGTCATGCACGTCTTCCAGCGCAGCGGCGTTAAGGTCTTCCATCGAGCCGATCACCGGCCAGGAGTACGGGTGTCCGGCCGGGTAAGTGTTGGCGGCGATCAGCTCCCAGGCCTTGCCATAGGGTGCGTTCTCGCGCTGGCGCTTCTCGTTCTGCACCACCCCGCGCTGCTCGTCGAGCCGCGCCTGGTCGATGACGCCCAGCAGGTGACCCATGCGATCCGACTCCAGCCACAGCGCCAGGTCGAGCGCGGGGGTCGGGACGTTCTGGAAATAATTGGTGCGATCCTGGCTGGTGGTGCCATTGGCGTCGGTGGCGCCGGCGCGTTCCAGCGGGC comes from the Nevskiales bacterium genome and includes:
- a CDS encoding pitrilysin family protein, giving the protein MPRTRRFLGLWLAGWLLALGAPAGAQPDAIPEIDIPYQKFVLDNGLTLIVHEDRKAPIVAVNVWYHVGSKDEKPGKTGFAHLFEHLMFQGSEHHDDEYFRPLERAGATDANGTTSQDRTNYFQNVPTPALDLALWLESDRMGHLLGVIDQARLDEQRGVVQNEKRQRENAPYGKAWELIAANTYPAGHPYSWPVIGSMEDLNAAALEDVHDWFRRYYGAANAVIVIAGDISPAEARRKVEHYFGDIPAGPPVPRHKSWIAKMQGERRQTMQDRVPQARLYKVWNVPPAYTREAADLQLTGDLLAGGKTSRLYERLVYREQLATDVSAVLDDREIGSQFLIWATAKPGVELARLERALDEELARFLRAGPAAAELNRVRTALFADIVRGSERIGGFGGKSDILASSEVFGGSPDAYQRSLRHLREATPARLRQTAQAWLGDGVYVLEVHPFPEYRAQPGGADRSRLPSTGTPPELRLPPVQRFTLDNGLKVLLAERRGTPMASFNLILDAGFATDAARGSDPARPGLASLALDMLDEGTQTRDALTISAELERLGAILSTGSSLDSSSIALSAVRPLYEPALAIFADVIQQPAFPAHELDRLKKQRLAAIQQEKAQPVSLAQRVLPPLLYGPQHPYGLPLTGSGTEESVSAIDVGQLRRFHRDWIRPDNATLVVVGDIGLGELRPLLEKHLGDWRRPAAPLPRKSLGTVPLPQQPRVFLMDRPGAEQSVVIAGHVADPFDGERKFALDTLNAILGGQFTSRLNMNLREDKHWSYGARSLLRETKGQQPFMAYAAVQTDRTADAMREILREIEDLRGRRPPTPAELAAAQDSLVLSLPGDHETNAAIGGTLGQAVVFGLPDDYYNRYVSRVRALSTSDLKTAAQALLHPGALTWVVVGDLAKIETAVRELEFGPVQVLDADGRPLR